ATCACCGGGTCATGTCGATTGCGGCCCTGCAGCGGCAACTCTCGACGTCTAACGGCGGCAAGGTTGAACTCCATACCTATTTCACTCAGCTTTGCCAAAGCCTCGGTGCATCGATGATCGCTGACCCAGACAGGCTTTCGATTCAGGTGACGGTCGACGACAGCGCCGTGGACGCGGACGTTTCCGTTCGCTTGGGGCTAATTGTGACCGAGCTTGTCATCAACGCCCTCAAGCATGCTTTTCCCGATGAACGACCGGGCACAATCATCATCGACTATCGATCATCCAGCGACGACTGGACCCTCTCCGTGACCGACAACGGCATCGGCATGCCTGCGGGCAGCGAAGCACCAAAGGCGGGCCTTGGGACCGGCATTGTGGAGGCGCTGGTAAAGACCCTGAATGGCGAAATTCAGCTGAGCGATACGGGTCCCGGCACCGCCGTCACCATCAGCCACCGGGAAAGCGCCGGTTCCCGCGACATTTCTACGGCCGCGTAGGAACCGAATGGCTTCCTACGCGCTATCCCATCGGAGCCTGCGAGACTCCGAACTCTAATTCAACTGAGTGAGTGATGAAAAATGGCAAGGCGGTCGTCCTGGTCGTCGAAGACAGCACGATCATTCGGATGGGTGCGGTCGATCTGGTACTCTCTGCGGGATACGAAGCGCTGGAGGCCTGCGATGCGGACGAGGCAATCGGCATCCTTGAATCGCGAGACGATGTCGATCTGGTGTTCACCGATGTTCAGATGCCGGGCACGATGGACGGCATCAAGCTCTCCCATTACATAAACGATCGGTGGCCGCCTGTGAGGTTGATTGTTGCCTCCGGCGCAGCAATCCTCGAAGAGAGCAGTCTCCCCACCGGAAGCAGGTTCTTCTCGAAACCCTACGACAGCCACGCGATTATCGATGCAATGGCTCATCTTCTGTCGATCCGGAATAAGACTGGGCTGGCAAGTTAGGTGTTTTTCGACATCCCCTCGGGTCGAGCCGCGGGGCGAGACGATCCGCCATCCGCTGCGCCGACGGGGAGTTTGGCGGAAAGCGCCTCCCCACCCTCCGTCATCCGAGGCCTCGAGCCTGGGATCCATGCCCACTGCTGATGGGAGACCGGCGTGGGTAAAAATATGCAAATGAACCGAACCATGTTTGTCTCCAGCCGGCTTGATGCGAAGCTGATCCGGGCGTAGTTCAGAACATAGCCACCCTCTCCTTCGACAACGATCAGAAACGAAACCATGGCGCACTCCCTCAATACAGCCCCATCACCTGCCGGCGGTCCCAACCAGCCGAAACTCGATACGGACGACATTTGGCGGGCCCGCGTCGATCTTGCCGCCTGCTTCCGGATGGCGGCAAGGCTCGGCATGGAGGAAGGGATCTGCAACCACTTCTCGGCCGTCGTTCCCGGCTATGACGACCTGTTCATCGTCAACCCGTACGGCTACGCGTTTGCCGAACTGACGGCCTCGATGCTGTTGATCTGCGATTTTCACGGCAACGTCGTGTCGGGCAGCGGGCAGCCCGAGGCAACCGCTTTTTACATCCACGCCAGGATTCACAAGAACATTCCGCGCGCCAAGGCGGCGTTCCACACCCACATGCCCTATGCCACCGCCCTTTCGATGACGGAGGGCGATCCGCTGATCTTTGCCGGGCAGACCGCCTTGAAATTCTATGGACGCACGGCCGTCGACCGCGACTATAACGGCCTGGCGCTCGACGCGCGCGAGGGCGATCGGATCGCCGCCGCGATTGGGGAAGCCGACATCGTCTTCATGAAGCACCACGGCGTGATGGTCTGCGCACCGAATATCGCCGAGGCCTGGGACGACCTCTATTACCTCGAGCGCGCCTGCGAAGTGCAGACGCTCGCCCTGTCGACCGGACGCGAAGTCCTTGCCGTCGCGCCTGAGATCGCGGAAGCGGCGTACCGGCAAATGCGCGAAGGCGACCCGGAGTCGGCCCGGCTCCATCTGGAGTCTGTCAAACGCGCGCTCGATCGCAGCGAGCCCGAATACAAGCGCTGAGCCGCAGCTGGCGGTCTAGGCGTGTGCCGGCCGCCAATGGGGATAGGTGACATAGGCGGTGAGCGCGCCTTCCTCGTGCGAGCGGATGGTCACCGTTTCACCCTTGGGCATGTAGATGATTTCGCCTGGCCCGGCGGTGACTGTTCCGGCATCTGTCGAGACCGAAAGCCGCCCTTCCAGAACGATCATCACGTCATCAACCGCCATCGTCTCGGTAAGGCTCTGGCCGGGCGCGTAACGTCCATAGCCGATGGTGATCGGCCCTCCGTGCCGCTCGTCGACCAGATTGCCGACGGAGATGTCTGCCTCCAGTCCGGGGGAGCGCTCCAACGACGCATCGGCGATCGTGAACTTGCGCATCTTCATCGTCTTCCATTCGCAAATCATCTCAGAAATTACACTGAACGGCCGAACATTCCACAATCACCTCTTGCCATTCGTAGTACCACAACAGACCTTGCGCGATAACAGTCGAGACCGCGACAACCAATATCATCTGTCGGAGC
The nucleotide sequence above comes from Rhizobium indicum. Encoded proteins:
- a CDS encoding response regulator: MKNGKAVVLVVEDSTIIRMGAVDLVLSAGYEALEACDADEAIGILESRDDVDLVFTDVQMPGTMDGIKLSHYINDRWPPVRLIVASGAAILEESSLPTGSRFFSKPYDSHAIIDAMAHLLSIRNKTGLAS
- a CDS encoding aldolase encodes the protein MAHSLNTAPSPAGGPNQPKLDTDDIWRARVDLAACFRMAARLGMEEGICNHFSAVVPGYDDLFIVNPYGYAFAELTASMLLICDFHGNVVSGSGQPEATAFYIHARIHKNIPRAKAAFHTHMPYATALSMTEGDPLIFAGQTALKFYGRTAVDRDYNGLALDAREGDRIAAAIGEADIVFMKHHGVMVCAPNIAEAWDDLYYLERACEVQTLALSTGREVLAVAPEIAEAAYRQMREGDPESARLHLESVKRALDRSEPEYKR
- a CDS encoding AraC family ligand binding domain-containing protein; the encoded protein is MKMRKFTIADASLERSPGLEADISVGNLVDERHGGPITIGYGRYAPGQSLTETMAVDDVMIVLEGRLSVSTDAGTVTAGPGEIIYMPKGETVTIRSHEEGALTAYVTYPHWRPAHA